One window of Mobula birostris isolate sMobBir1 chromosome 16, sMobBir1.hap1, whole genome shotgun sequence genomic DNA carries:
- the LOC140211303 gene encoding uncharacterized protein, with protein sequence MEEHITRVRDILMRLPDHGLYVKREKCEFHTAITSSLGSIISNGNLKMDPTKPQAVRDRPQPSSVKQVQQFLGFANFYQKFIGNFSSVAAPLTALTKKSKGSFVWMTKVEAALAELKEWFTSASTLVTPDPDLPFIMEVDTSHIGVAAVLSQ encoded by the coding sequence atggaggagcatATCACTCGCGTCAGAGATATCTTAATGAGGCTTCCAGACCACGGACTTTATGTTAAGCGGGAGAAATGTGAATTTCACACAGCCATCACTTCATCTTTGGGTTCCATCATCTccaatggcaatctcaagatggacccCACGAAGCCCCAGGCAGTCAGAGACCGGCCACAACCATCCAGTGTCAAACAGGTCCAACAAttcctggggtttgcaaacttttacCAGAAGTTCATCGGGAACTTCAGCTCGGTGGCAGCTCCACTGACGGCGCTAACTAAGAAATCCAAGGGCTCTTTTGTCTGGATGACTAAAGTGGAGGCTGCTTTAGCAGAACTTAAAGAGTGGTTCACATCAGCTTCCACCTTGGTGACTCCAGACCCCgaccttcccttcatcatggAGGTGGACACCTCACACATTGGAGTGGCTGCAGTGCTGTCTCAATGA